In Pseudomonas poae, a single genomic region encodes these proteins:
- a CDS encoding RNA polymerase sigma factor, translating into MAAADDAHLLERLLKGEQRAYKELVTTYQSAMRAVAYAIVGQRHADEIVQDAWLSVVRNLSKFEGRSSLKTWLLTITANAAKGRYKQNRREVLLDDLPSPHGTIGDDRFVPDDGHWAVAPYAWHQDTPEALLTEDELRDCLEHTLLSLSDLQSSVLVLRERQGLELEEICNLLTLSLSNVRVLLHRARLKVFATVEHFEETGEC; encoded by the coding sequence ATGGCAGCAGCGGACGACGCGCACCTGCTTGAACGGCTGCTCAAGGGTGAGCAACGCGCCTATAAAGAGTTGGTCACCACCTACCAGAGCGCCATGCGCGCGGTGGCCTATGCCATCGTCGGTCAGCGCCACGCCGATGAAATCGTCCAGGACGCCTGGCTGTCGGTGGTGCGCAACCTTTCCAAGTTTGAAGGGCGTTCCAGCCTCAAGACGTGGCTGCTGACCATCACCGCCAATGCTGCCAAGGGTCGCTACAAACAAAACCGCCGCGAAGTGCTGCTCGATGATCTGCCTTCACCCCACGGCACCATTGGTGATGATCGCTTCGTCCCTGACGATGGGCATTGGGCAGTAGCGCCGTACGCATGGCATCAGGACACCCCGGAAGCCCTGCTGACCGAAGATGAGCTGCGTGATTGCCTGGAGCATACGTTGCTGAGCCTGTCGGATTTGCAAAGCAGTGTGCTGGTGCTGCGTGAACGCCAGGGCCTGGAGTTGGAGGAGATCTGTAATCTTCTGACGCTCTCGCTCTCCAATGTCCGTGTGCTGTTGCATAGAGCACGGCTTAAAGTCTTCGCCACGGTGGAGCATTTTGAGGAAACGGGCGAATGTTGA
- a CDS encoding beta-ketoacyl-ACP synthase III, translating to MHNVVISGTGLYTPANSISNEELVQSFNTYVQQFNTDNAAAIERGEVQALTESSAAFIEKASGIKSRFVMDKDGILDPQRMAPRLPERSNDEWSVLCQMAVGAAEQALQRAGKTAADIDGVIVACSNLQRAYPAIAIEVQEALGIEGFGFDMNVACSSATFGIQNAANSIALGQARAILMVNPEVCTGHLNFRDRDSHFIFGDAATAVILERADLATSEHQFDVVSTKLLTKFSNNIRNNFGFLNRAAEEGIGAPDKLFVQEGRKVFRDVCPMVAELIGVHLAENQLNVADVKRFWLHQANLSMNHLIVKKLLGREATVEEAPVILDTYANTSSAGSVIAFHKYQDDLPKGTVAVLSSFGAGYSIGSVILRKR from the coding sequence GTGCATAACGTCGTCATCAGCGGCACCGGCCTGTACACCCCGGCCAACAGCATCTCCAACGAAGAGCTGGTGCAGTCTTTCAATACCTACGTTCAACAGTTCAATACTGACAATGCCGCCGCCATCGAGCGTGGTGAAGTGCAGGCGTTGACTGAATCCAGTGCAGCCTTCATCGAAAAAGCCTCGGGCATCAAGAGCCGTTTCGTGATGGACAAGGACGGCATCCTCGACCCACAACGCATGGCCCCACGCCTGCCAGAGCGCAGTAACGACGAATGGTCGGTGCTCTGCCAGATGGCTGTCGGCGCTGCCGAACAAGCCCTGCAGCGCGCCGGCAAGACCGCCGCCGATATCGACGGCGTGATCGTCGCCTGTTCCAACCTGCAACGCGCCTACCCGGCCATCGCCATCGAAGTCCAGGAAGCCCTGGGCATCGAGGGGTTCGGTTTTGACATGAACGTAGCGTGTTCCTCGGCGACCTTCGGCATCCAGAACGCCGCCAACAGCATTGCGCTGGGCCAGGCCCGGGCGATCCTGATGGTCAACCCGGAAGTCTGCACGGGCCACCTGAACTTCCGCGACCGCGACAGTCACTTCATCTTCGGTGATGCGGCCACGGCGGTGATCCTGGAACGCGCAGACCTGGCGACCTCCGAGCATCAGTTCGACGTGGTGAGCACCAAGCTGCTGACCAAGTTCTCCAATAACATTCGCAACAACTTCGGCTTCCTCAACCGCGCTGCGGAAGAGGGCATCGGCGCGCCGGACAAGCTGTTCGTGCAGGAAGGCCGCAAAGTGTTCCGCGACGTGTGCCCGATGGTGGCCGAGTTGATCGGTGTACACCTGGCGGAAAACCAGTTGAACGTGGCCGACGTGAAGCGCTTCTGGCTGCACCAGGCCAACCTGAGCATGAACCACCTGATTGTGAAGAAACTGCTGGGCCGCGAAGCCACGGTGGAAGAAGCTCCGGTGATCCTCGATACCTACGCCAACACCAGCTCGGCGGGTTCGGTGATTGCCTTTCATAAATACCAGGACGATCTGCCTAAGGGCACCGTTGCGGTACTCAGTTCGTTCGGTGCAGGTTATTCGATCGGCAGCGTGATCCTGCGTAAACGCTGA